The Alteromonas stellipolaris genome includes a region encoding these proteins:
- a CDS encoding DUF2065 domain-containing protein produces MDWLWPALAIVLIVEGIGPLLFPTRWRLYLLQISQMQTNQLRQTGGVLVVIGVVCLFYLSQ; encoded by the coding sequence ATGGACTGGCTTTGGCCCGCGCTAGCAATAGTGCTTATTGTAGAAGGCATAGGCCCTTTGTTATTCCCTACACGCTGGCGCTTATACTTATTACAAATAAGCCAGATGCAGACCAATCAACTACGACAAACCGGCGGTGTATTGGTTGTCATCGGTGTGGTTTGTCTTTTTTACTTGTCACAATAA
- a CDS encoding 5-(carboxyamino)imidazole ribonucleotide synthase: MRVVVYGAGQLAQMMYLAGSPLGIEVLAVDVNNDTVVHPVSKTPLDTSLDQALEGADALTVEFEHVPEHLLEEATKTGKLMPSIESILVGADRVREKALLEGMKVANSAHRIVTHLDQLDECIEALGEKLILKSSRDGYDGYGQWRLANKDELPELKRALATLNLEKVPLVVEKMVPFERELSLIGVRNKQGDVRTYPLAENLHYQGQLHVSVAPATHVDDVLQAKAHDIFVKLAEGMDYIGVLAVELFQCGDELLVNELAPRVHNSGHWSQSGAVTSQFENHLRAICGLPLGDTSAIGPSAMINIIGCSSFSRELLSIDGSHLHWYGKSVREKRKMGHINVTTDSYTKLGEKLHDLSQYLPLEYFPKLIGEAKRLKG; this comes from the coding sequence ATGAGAGTAGTCGTTTACGGTGCAGGCCAATTGGCGCAAATGATGTATTTGGCGGGCAGTCCGCTTGGCATTGAAGTGCTGGCTGTCGACGTAAACAACGATACTGTCGTGCACCCAGTAAGTAAAACTCCCCTGGATACTTCTTTAGATCAAGCCTTAGAAGGTGCTGACGCACTTACGGTAGAATTTGAGCATGTGCCCGAACACTTACTCGAAGAAGCCACCAAAACGGGCAAGTTAATGCCCAGTATTGAAAGTATTTTAGTTGGCGCTGATAGAGTGCGAGAGAAAGCATTGCTTGAGGGCATGAAGGTTGCTAACAGTGCGCACCGCATAGTTACCCATCTAGATCAGCTCGATGAATGCATTGAAGCGTTGGGCGAGAAGCTTATTCTAAAATCCAGTCGAGATGGCTACGATGGTTATGGGCAGTGGCGATTAGCCAATAAAGATGAGTTACCAGAGCTTAAACGAGCCTTAGCGACTTTAAATTTAGAGAAAGTGCCTCTTGTAGTAGAGAAGATGGTGCCTTTTGAGCGTGAACTTTCTTTAATAGGCGTACGTAATAAGCAAGGTGATGTGCGTACATACCCGCTTGCTGAAAACTTACATTATCAAGGCCAACTTCATGTTTCGGTTGCCCCGGCTACCCATGTTGACGATGTGCTTCAAGCTAAAGCTCACGATATTTTTGTGAAACTGGCTGAAGGCATGGACTATATCGGCGTGTTAGCGGTTGAATTGTTCCAATGTGGTGATGAACTCTTAGTTAATGAACTTGCGCCTAGAGTGCATAACTCTGGTCATTGGAGTCAATCGGGTGCAGTAACCAGCCAATTTGAAAATCATCTTCGCGCAATTTGTGGTTTACCTTTAGGTGACACATCGGCTATTGGCCCAAGCGCAATGATAAATATTATTGGCTGCAGTAGTTTTTCAAGAGAACTTTTGAGTATTGATGGCAGTCATTTGCACTGGTATGGAAAATCGGTGCGTGAAAAGCGCAAGATGGGTCATATCAATGTCACCACTGACAGCTACACAAAACTGGGCGAAAAATTACACGATTTGAGTCAATATTTGCCATTAGAGTACTTTCCTAAACTGATTGGCGAGGCAAAACGTTTAAAAGGTTGA
- a CDS encoding Dps family protein — protein MSKIDIGISEEDRNAVAEGLKKLLADSYTLYLQTHNFHWNVEGPQFRQLHLMFEEQYTELAEAVDEIAERIRTLGVSAPGTYKSFAELSAIDEVEGVPEASEMVALLTHGHEQVVKTSRDSLKLAQDADDESSAALIGDRMRVHEKSAWMLRAMLAK, from the coding sequence ATGAGCAAGATTGATATCGGCATTTCAGAAGAAGATCGTAATGCGGTGGCTGAAGGCCTTAAAAAACTATTAGCAGATTCTTACACGCTCTATCTACAAACCCATAACTTCCATTGGAATGTAGAAGGCCCACAGTTTAGACAACTACATTTGATGTTTGAAGAGCAATACACAGAGCTTGCAGAAGCCGTAGATGAAATTGCAGAGCGTATTCGTACACTTGGTGTATCAGCGCCAGGTACTTACAAGTCGTTCGCTGAACTAAGCGCAATTGACGAAGTGGAAGGCGTACCTGAAGCATCAGAAATGGTGGCTTTACTGACTCACGGTCATGAGCAAGTGGTTAAGACATCACGTGATTCACTTAAGTTAGCGCAAGACGCAGACGATGAGTCTTCTGCTGCACTTATTGGCGATCGTATGCGCGTTCACGAAAAGTCTGCTTGGATGCTTCGCGCAATGTTGGCAAAATAA
- the trxA gene encoding thioredoxin: MDNLVANNAATIVDITVENFQQVILEASQEKLVLIDFWADWCEPCKDLLPILEKIAGEYAQHLILAKVDCETQQEVAGQFGIRSLPTVMVVQNGQPVDGFAGVQPEAQIREMLAKYLPNPEDDFLAAAGQAIQKGDYVEGLSNAKQVLEMSPDNINAKYMVIDCYIETGSLTQAKALLEEIKLVDQDARYNTLNGKIELAEQAADTPEIRQLQASVSANPDDLQLKVDLAVQLHQANKSEEALSLLLSVLKKELGFGDARKIMLDMINALTDGDALKSEYRRKVYSLLY, from the coding sequence ATGGACAATCTTGTTGCGAACAATGCGGCAACTATCGTTGATATTACTGTTGAAAATTTTCAGCAGGTTATCTTAGAAGCATCACAAGAAAAGCTGGTGCTAATTGATTTTTGGGCAGACTGGTGTGAGCCATGTAAAGATCTACTGCCTATCTTAGAAAAGATAGCAGGAGAGTATGCACAGCATCTTATTCTTGCGAAGGTAGATTGTGAAACGCAGCAAGAAGTTGCAGGTCAATTTGGCATTCGTAGCTTGCCAACTGTGATGGTAGTGCAAAACGGCCAACCTGTTGATGGCTTTGCGGGCGTGCAACCTGAAGCACAAATTCGTGAGATGCTAGCTAAGTACCTGCCTAATCCTGAAGATGATTTTCTTGCAGCAGCAGGACAAGCCATTCAAAAAGGTGATTACGTAGAAGGCTTATCGAATGCGAAGCAAGTCTTAGAGATGAGCCCTGATAATATCAATGCCAAATATATGGTCATTGATTGCTACATTGAGACTGGGTCGCTAACACAGGCTAAAGCCTTGTTAGAAGAGATAAAGTTAGTCGATCAAGATGCGCGCTATAATACCCTTAACGGTAAAATAGAGCTTGCTGAACAGGCAGCCGATACACCAGAAATTCGCCAATTGCAGGCGTCGGTATCGGCTAACCCCGATGATTTACAACTCAAAGTAGATTTGGCTGTGCAACTACACCAAGCCAATAAATCGGAAGAAGCGTTATCCTTGCTGCTCAGCGTACTTAAAAAAGAGCTAGGGTTTGGGGATGCACGTAAAATCATGCTGGATATGATTAATGCGTTAACCGATGGTGATGCGCTTAAATCTGAGTATCGACGTAAAGTGTATAGCTTGCTTTACTAG
- a CDS encoding copper chaperone PCu(A)C: MTPNTHSLSFKLLALFMFALTACSVQATHPISISDGYARATFPMAQSAALYFTLHNESDTPAKLTGVTVSGDIASDAQIHTTEMSDDMMRMREVKEGIDIAPNESLSFTSGGYHVMLLGLEKGLVEGSSVSLTLSFDNAANYTVELPVKGMGKEAGHRHHH; this comes from the coding sequence ATGACGCCTAATACTCACTCATTATCCTTTAAGTTACTTGCCTTGTTTATGTTTGCGCTGACCGCGTGCAGCGTTCAAGCTACGCACCCTATTTCTATTAGCGACGGTTACGCTCGCGCCACGTTCCCCATGGCACAATCTGCAGCCCTTTACTTCACTTTGCATAATGAAAGCGACACTCCGGCTAAATTAACGGGTGTAACGGTGAGCGGTGATATTGCCAGCGACGCGCAAATTCATACTACCGAAATGAGCGATGACATGATGCGTATGCGAGAAGTAAAAGAAGGTATAGACATTGCGCCAAATGAGTCACTTTCCTTTACGTCTGGCGGTTATCACGTGATGTTGTTGGGATTAGAAAAAGGGCTGGTTGAAGGAAGTAGTGTGTCATTGACCTTGTCTTTCGATAACGCCGCTAATTACACCGTAGAATTGCCGGTTAAAGGAATGGGTAAAGAAGCCGGCCATCGGCATCATCATTGA
- the purE gene encoding 5-(carboxyamino)imidazole ribonucleotide mutase: MAKVAIVMGSTSDWPTMQQAAKMLKSFGVEFDAKVVSAHRTPNLLVEFAEGAADEGFSAIIAGAGGAAHLPGMIAAHTHLPVFGCPVKSKALSGLDSLLSIVQMPKGVAVGTLAIGEAGAANAGLLAAQVVALQDTNVRDAVIAFRQQQTETVLASSNTLELDE, translated from the coding sequence ATGGCAAAAGTCGCAATAGTTATGGGCTCAACTTCAGACTGGCCTACCATGCAACAAGCAGCAAAAATGCTGAAGTCGTTTGGTGTTGAATTCGACGCAAAAGTGGTGTCAGCACACAGAACGCCAAACTTGTTGGTTGAATTTGCTGAAGGTGCAGCAGATGAAGGCTTTAGTGCCATTATTGCTGGCGCAGGTGGTGCAGCACACTTACCGGGTATGATTGCTGCGCACACGCACTTGCCAGTATTCGGTTGCCCAGTAAAATCTAAAGCATTAAGCGGTCTTGATTCCCTGTTATCAATTGTACAAATGCCTAAAGGCGTTGCGGTTGGCACATTAGCCATCGGCGAAGCGGGTGCAGCCAATGCAGGCTTGCTAGCGGCGCAAGTGGTGGCACTGCAAGATACTAACGTACGCGATGCGGTTATTGCCTTTCGACAGCAGCAAACTGAGACGGTGTTGGCTTCAAGCAACACTTTGGAGCTTGACGAATGA
- a CDS encoding VOC family protein — translation MAQPFHLAIPVSNLANAEAFYGELLGCEKGRSDSQWIDWNFFGHQLVTHCVEKMPSPPSHNGVDSHAVPVPHFGVVLDMPQWQALADKVSAADIEFVIEPYIRFKDQPGEQATMFFMDYCGNALEFKAFASIEQLFATD, via the coding sequence ATGGCGCAGCCGTTTCATTTAGCAATACCGGTTAGTAATCTTGCTAATGCAGAAGCTTTTTATGGAGAACTGTTAGGCTGTGAAAAAGGCCGCAGTGATAGCCAGTGGATTGATTGGAATTTTTTCGGTCATCAGTTGGTGACACACTGTGTTGAAAAGATGCCGTCACCGCCTTCCCATAATGGAGTTGATAGTCATGCTGTGCCTGTGCCGCATTTTGGCGTGGTGCTTGATATGCCGCAGTGGCAGGCGCTAGCCGACAAGGTAAGCGCTGCAGATATTGAATTTGTTATTGAGCCCTATATTCGGTTTAAAGATCAGCCGGGCGAGCAAGCTACTATGTTCTTTATGGACTACTGCGGTAATGCACTGGAGTTCAAAGCATTTGCCTCTATCGAACAGTTATTTGCGACTGATTAA
- a CDS encoding PepSY-associated TM helix domain-containing protein: MYKLCRTVHNWLGLILAIQITLWFASGLVMAWLPIEDVRGAHLRHTFQANWQHATQSPQSVLASHSADATLALSQRLIVNEDKPRAIPVYTVSEAISGNGAQQNTTVRYNAVNGTILAPLSETQIQKAANVQYAGTGTLSEIDFISTLPQEVQQLPSPIWQVQFNDTENTRLYIDPNTGSVLRVRTDTWRLFDFMWMLHIMDYEDRSDFNHPLLIGFSAGALLFTLTGIVLLWQRFRPRKRSGLNRF, encoded by the coding sequence ATGTATAAGCTATGTCGCACAGTTCATAATTGGCTGGGGCTTATACTGGCGATTCAAATTACCCTTTGGTTCGCCAGTGGTCTGGTGATGGCGTGGCTACCTATTGAAGATGTTCGCGGGGCGCACCTTCGCCATACCTTTCAAGCAAATTGGCAACACGCGACTCAATCTCCACAATCTGTTCTTGCTTCTCATAGTGCTGACGCCACATTAGCGTTAAGCCAGCGGTTGATTGTGAATGAAGATAAACCTCGTGCAATACCTGTCTATACAGTCTCTGAAGCTATATCTGGAAACGGGGCTCAGCAGAACACCACTGTTCGCTACAATGCCGTGAATGGGACCATTTTGGCACCACTAAGCGAAACACAAATTCAAAAAGCCGCTAATGTTCAATACGCGGGGACAGGCACCTTGAGTGAAATAGATTTTATTTCCACGTTACCTCAAGAAGTGCAGCAGCTTCCCTCGCCTATCTGGCAAGTGCAATTTAATGATACTGAAAACACACGGCTTTATATCGATCCAAACACTGGTAGCGTACTTCGTGTAAGAACAGACACCTGGCGGTTATTCGATTTTATGTGGATGCTGCATATCATGGATTATGAAGACCGCAGTGACTTCAATCACCCACTATTGATTGGCTTTTCCGCCGGCGCATTGCTTTTTACGCTAACTGGAATAGTGCTGTTGTGGCAGCGCTTTCGACCTAGAAAGCGCTCAGGGTTAAATCGATTTTAA
- a CDS encoding PQQ-dependent sugar dehydrogenase: MTRTIVNVLSVCTLTLAGATQPAFSQQADAKTPTNENLVVTELAQGLVHPWGMTFLPNGDMLVTEREGGIRRLSQSGELSPRLSNVPKVEANNQGGMLDIAIDPEFETNNTVYFCFSQPGEGGSSSSVAKATLNGNTLANVETIFSAAPLIDNGFHFGCRLAFDANKQLFITLGDRYKYMKEAQNTDNHFGTIVRINRDGSVPSDNPFTDGKAPEIYSYGHRNVQGITIHPETGEVWAMEHGPKGGDEVNLLSKGANYGWPVITYGIDYSGDIISDKTHMDGMEQPVLYWDPSIAPSGMAFYQGDLFPQWNGDLLVGSLKFTHLRRIEMDGGKPGEQHEYMRDNQARIRDVEVGPNGAIYLLTDATNGKVLKLTPAK, from the coding sequence ATGACACGCACTATAGTAAATGTGCTGTCTGTTTGTACATTAACGCTGGCTGGGGCAACTCAGCCAGCGTTTTCGCAACAAGCAGACGCTAAAACTCCCACAAATGAAAATCTTGTCGTTACTGAATTAGCACAAGGGTTAGTTCACCCTTGGGGAATGACCTTCCTACCTAATGGCGATATGTTAGTTACCGAACGCGAGGGTGGCATTAGGCGCCTAAGTCAATCTGGTGAACTATCGCCGCGCTTGTCAAATGTGCCTAAGGTAGAAGCGAACAATCAGGGTGGTATGTTAGATATTGCTATCGATCCTGAATTTGAAACTAACAACACGGTTTATTTTTGTTTCAGCCAACCTGGTGAAGGTGGAAGCAGCAGTAGTGTTGCCAAAGCCACGCTAAACGGTAACACGCTGGCAAATGTAGAAACTATTTTTAGTGCCGCGCCACTAATTGACAACGGCTTTCACTTTGGTTGTCGTTTAGCGTTTGATGCCAACAAGCAATTGTTTATCACCTTGGGTGACCGTTATAAATACATGAAGGAAGCACAAAATACCGATAACCATTTCGGTACTATTGTGCGCATTAATCGCGATGGCAGTGTGCCTAGCGATAATCCTTTTACTGACGGTAAGGCCCCTGAAATCTATAGCTACGGCCACCGAAATGTTCAAGGCATTACCATTCACCCTGAAACCGGTGAAGTATGGGCAATGGAGCACGGACCCAAAGGCGGTGATGAAGTTAACTTGCTGTCTAAAGGTGCCAACTACGGTTGGCCTGTCATTACCTATGGTATTGATTACAGCGGCGACATTATCAGTGATAAAACCCATATGGACGGTATGGAGCAGCCAGTACTTTACTGGGACCCTTCTATTGCCCCAAGCGGTATGGCGTTCTACCAAGGTGACTTGTTTCCACAGTGGAACGGAGATTTGTTGGTAGGCTCGTTAAAGTTCACGCATTTACGACGTATCGAGATGGATGGCGGTAAACCTGGGGAGCAGCATGAATATATGCGTGATAACCAAGCCCGTATTCGTGATGTAGAAGTTGGGCCTAACGGTGCTATTTATCTGCTAACAGATGCCACCAACGGTAAAGTATTAAAACTTACCCCCGCCAAGTAA
- the nhaA gene encoding Na+/H+ antiporter NhaA, which yields MSKAHETDKIDEVFEEVQVVVSDFLNREAAPGILLMIATVLALIIANSPIDHLYDQLISLPVQISAGTWAIDKPLLLWINDGFMAVFFFHVGLELKREICEGELSNPKDIVLPATGAIGGMLLPALIYVGINWDNPVAIAGWAIPAATDIAFALGILALLGSRVPTSLKIFLVTLAIIDDIGAIVIIAIFYTNHITMGALMVAAACLLLLWQMNRRNVVDIPAYMMVGIILWVAMLKSGVHATLAGVILAAFIPMRDSKDETYSPVTRLERSLNSTVSFAILPLFAFANAGISFGNISPEGIFHPVTFGIFLGLVLGKQVGVFGFCFLMIKLKLATLPDDLNLKHIYGCALLCGVGFTMSLFIGGLAFEETGINQIFDERVGILAGSVVSATLGYIVLYMVGNKPVNNKGKVASNASKFTGNTVD from the coding sequence ATGTCGAAAGCGCATGAAACAGACAAAATTGATGAAGTTTTTGAAGAAGTGCAGGTTGTAGTATCGGATTTTCTTAATCGGGAAGCTGCCCCTGGCATTTTACTGATGATTGCTACTGTACTGGCGCTTATCATTGCCAACTCCCCTATTGATCACCTCTACGACCAACTAATCAGCCTTCCAGTACAAATTTCAGCAGGTACGTGGGCGATTGATAAACCCTTATTGCTATGGATTAACGATGGCTTTATGGCCGTTTTCTTCTTTCATGTTGGGTTAGAGCTAAAGCGTGAAATATGCGAAGGCGAGCTATCAAATCCCAAAGACATTGTATTACCTGCCACCGGTGCAATTGGCGGCATGCTTTTACCGGCCCTCATTTACGTAGGCATTAACTGGGACAACCCTGTGGCAATTGCCGGTTGGGCAATTCCAGCGGCAACCGATATTGCTTTTGCGTTAGGTATTTTGGCGTTATTAGGAAGCCGAGTACCCACTAGCCTTAAGATTTTCTTAGTCACCTTGGCCATTATTGATGATATTGGCGCTATTGTGATCATTGCGATTTTCTATACCAACCACATCACTATGGGAGCACTGATGGTAGCAGCGGCGTGCTTACTGCTGTTATGGCAAATGAACAGGCGCAACGTGGTTGATATTCCTGCTTATATGATGGTGGGCATTATTTTATGGGTCGCCATGCTCAAGTCTGGGGTGCATGCCACGCTAGCAGGCGTGATATTAGCGGCCTTTATTCCTATGCGAGACAGTAAGGATGAAACCTATTCACCGGTTACGCGCTTAGAGCGTAGCTTAAATAGCACGGTGAGCTTCGCCATTTTACCCCTGTTCGCTTTCGCAAATGCAGGGATAAGCTTCGGTAATATTAGCCCCGAGGGTATTTTTCACCCCGTCACCTTTGGCATATTTTTAGGCTTGGTTCTCGGTAAGCAGGTTGGCGTTTTTGGCTTTTGCTTTTTGATGATTAAGCTCAAACTTGCAACCTTGCCTGATGATCTTAACTTAAAACATATTTACGGTTGTGCACTACTGTGTGGTGTGGGCTTTACCATGAGCTTGTTTATTGGTGGTTTAGCTTTTGAAGAAACGGGTATTAATCAGATTTTTGACGAGCGAGTAGGTATTTTGGCCGGTTCAGTTGTATCGGCAACCTTGGGTTACATCGTATTGTATATGGTAGGCAACAAACCGGTTAACAACAAAGGTAAAGTAGCCTCAAACGCGAGCAAGTTCACGGGCAATACTGTCGATTAA
- a CDS encoding aldehyde dehydrogenase family protein yields MSNQPTLHAVEPSFCFLDTVASLQTSFRSGKTRSLEWRKSQLDALKRLLIENEKEILQALHQDLGKSESEAYVAEHGFLLSDIKHTLKHLNKWMQSRKVSTPLIAWPGKSFQQPEPLGTVLIIGAWNYPLQLLLAPYIAALAAGNCAVLKPSELSVETSTIVAKLIPQYMDTSCVQVIEGGKEESSALLACKWDHIFYTGGEAVGKIVMSAAARHLTPVTLELGGKSPCIVDSTTNLKITARRIVWGKWMNAGQTCIAPDYVLVVKGFEQKLIDAIKKELKSQFGKNPFSSNDYGNIINTRHLHRLQGYLDGVNVVYGGDVNEARPAMTPTLVLDPAKDSAIMQEEIFGPILPIVPVSSIDEAIGFVNDRPKPLALYAFSESDKVLNSIIEKTSSGSVCTNDTMIFMTNPELPFGGVGNSGMGSYHGQAGFDTFSHLKTVMKRAFALDAPVRYAPFSKFKLSLLKKFL; encoded by the coding sequence ATGTCTAATCAACCAACGCTTCACGCCGTAGAACCCAGTTTTTGCTTTCTCGATACGGTAGCTTCGCTTCAAACTAGTTTTAGATCTGGCAAAACCCGCTCATTAGAATGGCGTAAGAGTCAATTAGATGCCCTAAAGCGACTGTTGATTGAAAACGAAAAAGAGATCTTACAAGCACTCCATCAAGATTTAGGCAAAAGCGAAAGTGAAGCTTACGTGGCCGAACATGGCTTTTTGCTATCGGATATTAAACATACCCTTAAACATTTAAATAAATGGATGCAGTCTCGTAAGGTATCAACTCCGCTTATTGCATGGCCGGGTAAGAGCTTTCAGCAACCAGAGCCTTTGGGTACAGTGCTTATTATAGGCGCGTGGAATTACCCTCTTCAGTTGTTGCTAGCGCCTTACATTGCGGCATTAGCGGCAGGTAACTGTGCGGTGTTAAAACCATCCGAATTATCTGTTGAAACCTCAACGATTGTGGCAAAACTTATTCCTCAATATATGGATACTTCGTGTGTTCAGGTGATTGAGGGCGGGAAGGAAGAATCGTCGGCATTACTTGCGTGTAAATGGGATCATATTTTCTACACCGGCGGCGAGGCGGTTGGCAAAATTGTTATGTCTGCTGCCGCTCGGCATTTAACCCCAGTTACGCTAGAACTGGGTGGTAAAAGCCCCTGTATTGTTGATAGCACTACCAACTTGAAAATTACTGCGCGCCGAATTGTATGGGGCAAATGGATGAATGCAGGGCAAACCTGTATCGCGCCCGACTACGTGCTAGTGGTGAAAGGCTTTGAACAAAAGTTAATAGACGCTATTAAAAAAGAGCTTAAATCCCAATTTGGTAAAAACCCTTTTTCGTCGAATGATTATGGAAATATCATCAATACCCGCCATTTACATCGATTACAAGGCTACCTCGATGGGGTTAATGTGGTTTACGGTGGCGATGTAAATGAAGCAAGACCCGCGATGACGCCCACATTGGTGCTCGACCCTGCGAAAGACAGTGCCATCATGCAAGAAGAGATTTTCGGTCCTATCTTACCCATAGTGCCCGTGAGCTCTATCGATGAAGCCATCGGTTTCGTTAACGACAGACCTAAACCTTTAGCCCTATATGCCTTTAGCGAAAGTGATAAAGTACTGAATAGTATTATTGAAAAAACCAGCTCTGGCAGTGTTTGCACTAACGATACGATGATATTTATGACTAACCCAGAACTTCCCTTTGGCGGCGTAGGTAATAGCGGTATGGGCAGCTACCATGGCCAAGCTGGGTTCGATACCTTTAGTCATTTAAAAACAGTGATGAAACGGGCTTTCGCGTTGGATGCACCCGTACGCTATGCACCGTTTTCTAAATTCAAATTATCGTTACTGAAGAAATTCTTATAG
- a CDS encoding adenylosuccinate synthase, with amino-acid sequence MAKNVVVLGTQWGDEGKGKVVDLLTDRAKYVVRYQGGHNAGHTLVIDGEKTVLHLIPSGILRDNVTCIIGNGVVLSPDALMTEMTMLEERGVPVRERLKISEACPLILPYHIALDVAREKARGAKAIGTTGRGIGPAYEDKVARRGLRVGDLFNAEDFAAKLKEVLDVHNFTLTKYYGEEAVDFDETLKGALAVADILKAMVVDVTDELDKAHKAGLPIMFEGAQGTLLDIDHGTYPYVTSSNTTVGGVATGAGFGPLKLDYVLGIVKAYTTRVGSGPFPTELDCEVGNHLGVKGHEFGATTGRKRRTGWFDAVAMKRAVQINSITGFCLTKLDVLDGLESLQICIGYKDADGNVKDVPPMAADGYDKVTPVYEEMPGWSDNTYGVTTFEGLPQAAKNYIQRLEHLTGVPVDIVSTGPDRNETIVLRNPYDA; translated from the coding sequence ATGGCAAAGAACGTTGTGGTACTCGGCACTCAATGGGGTGACGAGGGTAAAGGCAAAGTAGTAGACCTACTTACTGATCGTGCAAAATATGTGGTTCGCTATCAAGGCGGTCACAATGCAGGTCATACTCTAGTAATCGACGGTGAAAAAACCGTTCTTCACTTAATCCCATCAGGCATCCTGCGTGACAACGTTACCTGTATTATTGGTAACGGCGTAGTACTTAGCCCAGACGCACTAATGACTGAAATGACTATGCTTGAAGAGCGTGGCGTTCCGGTACGTGAGCGACTGAAAATCAGTGAAGCATGCCCGCTTATTCTTCCTTATCACATTGCTTTAGATGTAGCGCGTGAAAAAGCCCGTGGTGCTAAAGCGATTGGTACTACCGGTCGTGGTATTGGTCCAGCATACGAAGATAAAGTAGCTCGCCGTGGTTTACGCGTAGGCGATTTATTCAATGCAGAAGACTTTGCAGCTAAGCTCAAAGAAGTACTTGATGTACACAACTTCACATTGACTAAATACTATGGTGAAGAAGCCGTCGATTTCGATGAAACCTTAAAAGGTGCCCTGGCCGTTGCTGATATTCTTAAAGCGATGGTGGTTGATGTTACTGACGAACTAGATAAAGCCCATAAAGCGGGCTTGCCAATCATGTTCGAAGGTGCGCAAGGTACATTGCTTGATATCGATCACGGTACGTATCCTTATGTTACGTCTTCTAATACCACAGTTGGCGGCGTAGCCACCGGCGCTGGTTTTGGTCCGTTAAAGCTAGATTATGTATTGGGTATTGTTAAAGCGTACACAACACGTGTAGGTTCTGGCCCTTTCCCTACTGAGCTTGATTGCGAAGTGGGTAATCATTTAGGCGTTAAAGGTCACGAGTTTGGTGCAACTACAGGCCGTAAACGCCGTACTGGTTGGTTTGATGCTGTAGCAATGAAACGTGCCGTACAGATTAACTCGATTACCGGTTTTTGCTTAACCAAATTAGATGTACTTGATGGCTTAGAGTCTCTACAAATTTGTATCGGTTATAAGGATGCAGACGGTAACGTGAAAGATGTTCCTCCTATGGCGGCTGACGGTTACGATAAAGTGACCCCAGTGTATGAAGAAATGCCAGGTTGGAGCGACAACACGTACGGTGTAACGACGTTTGAAGGTTTACCACAAGCTGCAAAAAATTATATTCAGCGCCTTGAGCATCTTACCGGTGTTCCTGTAGATATCGTTTCTACCGGCCCTGATCGTAACGAGACGATTGTTTTACGCAACCCATACGACGCGTAA
- a CDS encoding DUF962 domain-containing protein, translated as MATESNVQTQFQSFSEFYPYYLAEHANLTCRKLHFIGSWLVLGVIASSIMTGNLALLLLIPVVGYGFAWVGHFFYEKNRPATFRHPLYSLLGDWVMFKDILIGKVSLRA; from the coding sequence ATGGCTACCGAGTCAAACGTTCAAACTCAATTTCAATCTTTTAGCGAGTTTTATCCTTATTATCTTGCGGAACATGCCAATTTAACCTGCAGAAAATTACACTTTATTGGTTCATGGTTAGTGTTAGGTGTTATCGCCAGTAGCATAATGACGGGCAACTTAGCTTTGTTATTGCTGATCCCAGTAGTAGGCTACGGTTTTGCGTGGGTGGGGCATTTCTTTTATGAGAAAAATAGGCCTGCGACTTTTCGCCACCCGCTCTATAGCTTATTGGGTGACTGGGTGATGTTTAAGGACATTTTAATAGGTAAAGTCAGTCTTAGGGCTTGA